The Methylopila sp. M107 genome contains the following window.
CGCGGCTTTCAGGTGGATGATCGAATCCCTCCCGTCGTCATCGAATTTTCAAATCGCGAAGTCGGACGCGCCTGGCGCGCGGTCGCTTGTCTCAGGAGTCGCTGAACATTCGCCTCGCGGTTGAATGTCTCGCTACAGGCCAGTCCTGAGGCCAGAAAGCGGAATCCGCGTCAATCAGGCTCCAATCACAAAAAGAAACATCAACTGATTGTGCCTACTCGGCTGACGCACAACGAAAAAACCGCCTGTCCCGCTTCACGCGGCGGCGGCGGCGGCGGCGGCGTCCGGTTCGCCGGGAGCGCGTCCGTCGGCGTGCCTCGCCCGAGCCGCCCGCAGGTGAAGGCGTCACAGCAGGCCCGACGCGTGCCGCTCGCAAAGATGCGCGAACGATCGACGTCGTCGGGGGGAATTGCCTCGCCGTGAGCGTGGTTTCAGTTCTCGTCTTGCAATGGGGTCAGCAATGAACCGAAAGATAAAAATATGTATCGTAGGCGGTTTGGACCGCAGCGCTGTTCAAATACCAGACGTAAACTTGGATTTTATTGCCGCTGAAGGCATAGGCGCTGGCGTAAACATATCCCGAATACCCTGTCACGAATGGAGAGCAGTAGGTTACGTCCCGGTCGATTGTTACCGTAAAACTACCCGCACCATTTCGAACGGCCGAGACGATAGAAGAATTGCCGTTGTAAATCGATCCGTCCGGAGCGATCATTCCGGAAATTTGCCGTGTGTAATAGCCGGTGATGTCGCCGACGATCTTGGCTGCGCCGCCTCCGACCAGAACCGTCATCCGTCCGCTGCCGAGCTCCACTGTCGCGCCCGCGGTGGTGTTCACGCCGGACCGAAAGTTCAGGACGGTTGTCGGCGGCGTCGCCGCGCCTGTCGCGAAGGCCCTGAAAAACCCCGTCGCCGCCGGGGTCACGGCGGAAAAACTCACCGCGACGGCCTTTGCGTGCGTCGGAATTCCGCAACCGGTCGCCGGACCGCCCTGGGAGCTGAAGTTGCCGTTGCCCGCGACCTGAAAGTTTCGGGTCTGGCCGGCGGGGACGGCGGCGGCGGTCGTGTAGAACGCCCGGCATGGCGCGATCGGCGTGTACAGCAGGGCGTCGCTGCCGGTCGGATTCAGCTGCGCCGAAAAAGCCGGCGGCGCCTTCGGAGGCGGGGGAGCGCTGAACATCGGCTCCGCGCGCGCCCAAGGCGCAAAGACGAAACCTGCCGCAATGGCGGCGCAAAGCACGGACATGCGCATTCGCATTTTGGGGTCTCCTTGATAAAGAAGAGACCATTTTCCCATCCGACGGCTCGCGCATCTGGGAAACTACCTAGCTGTCCGGGTTTTTTATTGCAGCAAGCCTCTTGAATTAACTTGCAGAACATGCGTTCGGTGATCGAGTGCTGAATGCAACTTTCACGCTGTTAAAGGGGCGGCAGGCTCGTTATGGAGGCGGAACAAAGTGCTTTGTTCGCTGTTCCCGATATCACCGACAATTGGAACAAAGCGGGTCCGGGCGATGCTCATGTGTCGCCGGCGGTTCCGCGTTCCCTGGCTTCTGCGTTCAGTTGATCGGCGATCTCGCGTGCGCGCTCTTTTGTCAGACGCAAAGCAAGACCATCGAAATGGACCAGAGCGCCGCTCGCATCATCGATCACGCCCCAGCCGGTTTCGCTTGTGTTCAGCTTGATTGCTGAAAACGAAACGCCCTTTTCAACCATATCGGCTCCCGCTTATTGAGCTGCTGGCTATACTGGGCGCGCCATATTGCGGGAATTATCTAGATAATATCGAAGTGTGTTGAGTTTGATCATTGTCGTGCCCGATGTGATCTGAGTTCAGTGCGGTGGTGTAAGTGCGGCGATCGTGGACGGCCCGTTCGACGAGTTGAAGCTCGTCAAGCGCGGGACACGCGGCGCGGCGAGCCGCGGCGGTCGATGGTCTGGAAATGGCTAGGAACCTATCCGGCGACGCGATGGCCTGTTCGGGCCTCTCCGGTGATCGGAGCCCGCTGCGACGACCGGCGGCGAAAGAAATCCCTTAATCGATCGCAAGCCGCCTCCCCAGTGCTTTCGATCGACATCGGACAGCGAGTCCGGGAAGGCGTCTGTCGGCTGGCAGACAAAACGCCGAAAGTATAATTTTTTTTGCCCGAGCTTGCTCGGGTGTCCACGACTTCGGCGTAGAGCCCCACAACTGCAGTAAGTCGTAAATGCTCGGCTCCGCCGGGCATGATGGCTTTGATTGGGCACGCGGCGGCGCTGTTTGTGGCGCGGGGAACGATGATGAAACGCGCGCACGCCTTCTCGATCCGTCCCAATCCGACGGACGGGCCGATGGCGAACGCTATGATGGAGATGGTTGCGGGCGAATAGCCGGTTGGATCGCACCCTGCAGGCGCAGGCGGCGACCGTGATCCGGGAGAGCCCAGTGAGCGACAGATACTATCTGCATCTCCGCCGTAATGGCGGATTCATCGAAGACCCCGAAGGCGTCGTGCTGGCCGATATCGCCACGGCCAGAGCGCGTGCGGTTCTGGCCGGCCGGGAGATCCTGGCGGCCCAACTGATCGCTGGCGAACCGATCGACGAACTGGAGATCACGATCTGCGACGCGCGAGGGATCGAAGTGGCGAACCTCGGCTTTTCGGAATTCGTAAGCCTCAGCCGACACTAGCCCCGCGGGGAAACATGGCGTCCAGCTGTACCGACATGCGCTTGTAGCACTCGCACGCCCGCTTCTCGAGGCCGGAGACGTCGAGGACCGATATCAGGCCGCGATGATAGCTGATCAGCCCGTCATTCTGCAGCTTGCCTGCGACGAGCGTCACCGAGGTCCGCTGCACGCCGAGCATGAAGCCCAGGAACTCCTGGGTCAGCACGAGCTCGTCGGAATTGGCGTGATAGCGCGCCATCAGGATCCAACGGCAGACCCGCTCCTCGACGTCGTGAAACGCCAGGCACGCGAAGGATTGCAGCGTGTAGGCGTGGCTGGCCTCCGCGGCCAGACAGATCATGCGCGATATTCGGGGGCTGGTCTGCATCGCGCCAAACAGATGATCCACGTCGAGCGTCACGGCTTCGCCGTCGCCCTGCACCAGCCAGTCGCCGGCCGATATCCCGCTGCCCAGCGCGGCGAAATTGGACATGCCTTCCGGTCCGGTCATCGCCGATTCGATCGAGCGGCCGTCTTCGACGCGAATGATGTTCGAGATCATGCCCTGAAGCGGAAAACACACGGAGTTGACGTGGTCCTCCTGACGGTGGAGAGTTTCGTTCTTGATCAAACGAATATTTCTGAGGTGTGGTCTGAGCAACTCGAAATCCGCATCCGGCAACGACGCCAATGCGCGGTTGCGCATATCGCGCGGAGGGGTACTGACAGGCATCGCCACATTCTGCTCCAAGGCGGGGAGCGTGATGTCAGTCTCGATCGTCAGCTCGTCCGTTCGTCGCCAGCGACCCGTCCATGTCGCGCGGGAGCCCTGAAGCGGATTTGCCGAACGAGCGCCGATCACGGTCTGTCCGCAACCTCGGTGGCTCGCCCCGCCAATCCCGGCCGTAGTCGCCACCAAAATCCCTCCCCTCAGATTCCCTTCTTCCCGAAGCGTCTGTCGGTACTCGACACACGGTCGGCGGGCCCGGTCCGGACATGTCTGGCGCAACGGCGAAGCGCCGGGTTGAGCAAATATCTGCGGACACAGACGCCGCTTCACCGCATCATCAAGTCATTGCTGGCGTCGAATTGCGCGACGGAAACAACGTTTCGAAACTTAAGAAATTTTTGAATGCTTTAAGAGTAACTCTACATTGGCGAGTTCGCGGCCATCGAGATCATCCCCGGCTGAGAAGCCGTGACCCGGAATGCTGCTAGCGGCGCCGATCGTTTCGCCGGCTGCATGATCGAAGACATGACGCCCGCTCCGCCGCGGATCGCGGAGCAGCTGATATCCTTGGCGGACATGGCGATAGCGGCCACGTTGAAGAACCGCGCAGTCCGTCCAGAGGTTCCGGCGTCGTCGCAATCGCAAGGGACGCGCTGACGCGCCTTCGGTCGAGAATCAGCGAGAGCCGTCTCGATCTGAGCCGACCTGGCGCGCGCCGCTTGACCCGTGCGCGCGATCGTGACGATGCCAAGCCATGCAAGCGATCCTCAATGCGGCCCTGCCGATCTTCGCCCTGATCCTGACCGGCTTCCTGTGCGGCCGCTTCGGCATGTTCGCGCCGGAGGCGACCAGCAGCATCAACCGCTTCGCGGCCTATCTGGCGCTCCCCGCGCTGCTGTTCGTGGCGATGACCCGCATCACGCCGGACCAGCTCGGCCAGCTCGGCTTCATGGTCGCCTATCTCGTCCCGATCGTCGTGATCTATGCGGCGGGTTTCGTGTTGGCCCGCCTCCGGGGGCTCGGGCTCGCCGGCGCGAGCCTCGGCGGGCTCACCGCGAGCTACAGCAATGTCGGCTTCATGGGCGTGCCGCTCTGCCTGCTCGTCTTCGGCGAGGACGGGCTGCAGCCCGCCGTGGTCGCGACGCTGTTCACGGCCTGCGTCCAGTTCCTCTTCGCGATCGCGCTGATCGAGATCGAGGCGCGGCGCGGGCGGAGCGCGTGGCGGACGGCCGGCAAGGTCGCGGGCTCGCTCGTCGCCAACCCGCTCTGCCTCGCGCCGCTGCTCGGCCTTGCGATCGGCGTTTCGGGCTTAAGCCTGCCGGTCCCGGTCGAGCGGTTCGCGAGCCTGCTCGGCGGCGCGGCGACGCCCTGCGCGCTGATCTGCATCGGCCTGTTCTTCGCCGATCAGGCGGGGACGAGGCAGGACGCCGGCGCGATCGGCGCGACGCTCGCGCTGAAGCTTCTGGCCCAGCCGGCGATCGCGGCCGTGCTCGCGCTTTACGTGTTCGACATGCCGCCGCTGTGGGCGCACGCCGCGATCCTGTTGAGCGCGCTTCCGATTGGCGCCGGCGCCTTCACGGTCGCCCAGCTCTACATGCTGCAGACCGGCGTCACCTCCGGGGCCATCATGATGTCGCACGTCGCCTCGGTCGCGACGCTCTCGCTGCTGCTCGTCTGGCTGAGCTGAGCGACGGCCGCGCGGACCGGCGGAGGCGCGCAAGAGCAATCGCTTGAGGGGAACGCTGGTCCTTACCTCTCCCCGGTGGGGAGAGGTCGCGAGGCGAAGCCGAGCGGGTGAGGGGGATCAGGGCTTTCCGGAAAGAACAAAGCCCCCTCACCCGCCGCTTCGCGTCGACCTCTCCCCGCCGGGGAGAGGTATAAGGCGGCGGCCGCGCGGACCGGCGGAGCCGCGGCCCTCAGGCCTCGCCGCGGGACGGCTTCACGCGCTCGGCCTTGCGGGCGTAGAGCGCGGCGGCGTCCTGTTCGGAACCGCGCCGCTTCGTCCGCGTCTGCTCGAGATTGAGCGCGGTCGCGATCAGCTGCGCGACAAGCGGGGCGTGCGGCTTGCCGGCGGAGCGATTGGCCGTCGCGCCGGATTGATCGCGGTCGGTCCTGCGGCGCCCGGGGCCACGCCCACGCGCCCGGAACGCCGGTCCTCCGGAAGCCTCCGAGCCCTGCTCGCCGCCGTCGTCCGGGCCGGCGGCGAAAATCCCGTCGGCCTCGGGCGCCGATGCGTCCGCGGCTTTCGCCTTTCTGGCCCGGTCCGCGACCCGGCGGTCGCCCGCGCGACGCTCGGCGCGACCGGGGCCTTGTGACGGCGGTAAAATCATCATCGCAAGTCGACGTCCTTCACGACGTGCAATTCATCTCGGCATGTCGTACGGTTGCGCTCGTTAACCAAGTAATTTGACGACACAGGGCCACGATACCGGAGATGAATTGTAGAACGGTTTCACATAAAGTCCATGTGAACGATTCGCCGCCGGCCCCGTAACGGACGCGCAAGATGACGCCGCCGCATCTTTCGACCAGTTCGGCCGCGCCGCTCGCCCGCGCCGACGACGACGCCATCGATCTCGAGCAGACGCTCGCGGCGGTGGGCGAGGCGGCTTATTTTTGGGACGTTCCATCCGACCGGCTGCGGTGGACCGACGGCGCCCATGCGGTTCTCGGGCTTCCGGCTGAAGCCGCCATCGACACCGCGAGCGGTTTCGCGGCGCTGCTCGACCCCGAGGCGCTGACCAGCCGGCGCGAAGCCGTGTTCGGCGCGCCGCGCGCCGACGAGGGCGAAGGCGTGCCCTTCGAAGTCGAATATCCGCTGCTCAGGGGCGCGCGGACGGCGCGCTTGTGGATGCAGGATCGCGGCCGCTGGTACAGCGGAGCGAACGGACGTCCGGCCCGGGTCGTCGGCGTGATGCGGCGATTGGGCTCGCGCTACGAGGCGGCCGAGCAGGCCGCCCAGCTGACGCGTTTTGACGCCCTGACGGGCCAGCTGTCCCGCGCGCGGCTGCTGGAGATCGCGAACGCGGCGCTGACCGCCGGCGCGCGGATGCAGACCTCGTCGAGCTTCGTGCTCGTCAGCCTCACCAATCTCGGGCCGATCAACGAGGCCTACGGCTTCGACGTCGGCGACCATGTCATTCTCGAAGTCTCGCGACGCCTGCGCGGCGCGATGCGGGGCGGCGACACGCTTGGGCGGTTCTCGACCTCGACGTTCGGCATGGTGCTGCAGGAATGCGACCGCGCCGACCTCGAGGTCGCGGCCAAGCGGCTCGTCGGGGCCGTCCACGACAATCCGGTGCAGACGGCGGCCGGCCCGGTGTCGGTGCGGATCGCGATCGGGGCCGTGGTTGCGCCGCGCCACGCCCGCGACACCGAGGAACTGGTGCAGCGCGCGCGCTCCGCGCTCGGTCGGGCGGTCGAAACCTCTACCGAGACAAACATCTATTCTCCCGATCCGAGCCGCGACGGCGCCCGCCGGGCCAATATGAAGCTCGCCGAGGAGCTGATCCTGGCGCTCAACGAGCGCCGCGTACGGCTCGCGCTGCAGCCGATCGTGCGGGCGTCGGACCGCGAGGTCTGCTGGAGCGAGGCGCTGTTGCGCGTCGTCGACGAGACCGGCGCGGCCGTGTCCGGCGGCCACCTTGCGGCCGCGGCCGAGGAGGTCGGCGTGGTCAACATGCTCGACCGCAGGATGCTCGATCTCGCCGCGACCTATCTCGCCGAACATCCCGAGGAGCGCGTCGCGATCAACGTCTCGGCCGCCACCACGGCTGACGCGAGCTGGGCCGAGGCGCTCGCCGGCTGGGTGGCGCTGCGGCCCGACATCGCGGAGCGCATGACCGTCGAGATCACGGAGACGGCCGTGATCGCCGACCTCGACGTCGCGGCGGCTTTCGTGCGCGACCTCAAGGCGCATGGCGTCAAGGTCGCGATCGACGACTTCGGCTCCGGCCATTCTTCGTTCAAGGCGCTCCGCGAGCTCGCCGTGGACTTCGTCAAGATCGACGGCGGCTTCGTCAGCGACCTCGAGACGTCCGCCGACAGCGGCGCCTTCGTGCGCGCCCTGATCGCGCTCGCGCGCGAACTCGGGCTCGACATCGTGGCCGAGCAGGTCGAGACCGAGACCGTCGCCGACCTTCTGACCAGATGGGGCGCGACCTATCTGCAGGGCGACCTGGTGGGATCGCCGGCTCTGGTGTGAAAGCGGCTCCGGGATTCCGGCGTGGGCCAATAGTTCAATATTGGCGAGTTCATCTCGACCGTCATGCCCGAGCTTGCTCTGGTATCCACGACTTGATCGTAGCGATCTACGATCTCAGTGAGTCGTGGATGCCCGGCTCCGCCGGGCATGACAGCTCTTATCGGAACACCGTTGCGCGAAACGCGCTCTATTCGGCGGCGTCGCGCCCGCCCGCGCCGAAGCGGCGGGCGACGTAGTCTTCGACCATCACCTTGAAGTCCTCGACCAGCGTCGGCCCGCGCAGCGTCGCGACCTTCTTGCCGTCGACGAACACCGGCGCGGTCGGGGCCTCGCCGGTGCCGGGCAGCGAGATGCCGATATCGGCGTGCTTCGATTCGCCCGGCCCGTTCACGATGCAGCCCATCACCGCGACGTTGAGCGCCTCGGCCCCGGGGTAGAGCCGCTTCCACTCCGGCATGCGGGCGACGATGTGGTTCTGGACGTCGCGGGCGAGCTCCTGGAACACCGTCGAGGTGGTGCGGCCGCAGCCGGGGCACGCCGCGACCAGCGGTACGAATGTGCGGAAGCCCATGGTCTGCAGGATTTCCTGCGCGACCTTGACCTCGGTCGTCCGGTCGCCGCCGGGCTCGGGCGTCAGCGACACGCGGATCGTGTCGCCGACCCCCTGCTGCAGCAGCACGCCGAGCGCGGCCGACGACGCCACGATGCCCTTCGAGCCCATGCCGGCCTCGGTCAGGCCGAGATGGAGCGCATAGTCGGCGCGGCGGGCGAGCTCGGCATAAACCGCGATGAGATCCTGCACGGCCGAAACCTTCGCGGACAGGATGATCCTGTCGCGCTTCAGCCCAAGGTCCTCGGCGCGCGCGGCGGATATCAGCACGGAGCGGATGAGCGCCTCGCGGGTGACCTCGCGGGCGTCCTTCGGGGCGGGCGCCGCGGCGTTCTCGTCCATCAGCGCGGTCAGCAGCTCGCCGTCGAGCGAGCCCCAATTGCCGCCGATGCGGACCGCCTTGTCGTTAGCCGCCGCGATCTCGATGATCTGCGCGAACTGTTTGTCCTTCTTGGCGCCGAAGCCGACGTTGCCGGGATT
Protein-coding sequences here:
- a CDS encoding Crp/Fnr family transcriptional regulator, with the translated sequence MIGARSANPLQGSRATWTGRWRRTDELTIETDITLPALEQNVAMPVSTPPRDMRNRALASLPDADFELLRPHLRNIRLIKNETLHRQEDHVNSVCFPLQGMISNIIRVEDGRSIESAMTGPEGMSNFAALGSGISAGDWLVQGDGEAVTLDVDHLFGAMQTSPRISRMICLAAEASHAYTLQSFACLAFHDVEERVCRWILMARYHANSDELVLTQEFLGFMLGVQRTSVTLVAGKLQNDGLISYHRGLISVLDVSGLEKRACECYKRMSVQLDAMFPRGASVG
- a CDS encoding AEC family transporter; this encodes MQAILNAALPIFALILTGFLCGRFGMFAPEATSSINRFAAYLALPALLFVAMTRITPDQLGQLGFMVAYLVPIVVIYAAGFVLARLRGLGLAGASLGGLTASYSNVGFMGVPLCLLVFGEDGLQPAVVATLFTACVQFLFAIALIEIEARRGRSAWRTAGKVAGSLVANPLCLAPLLGLAIGVSGLSLPVPVERFASLLGGAATPCALICIGLFFADQAGTRQDAGAIGATLALKLLAQPAIAAVLALYVFDMPPLWAHAAILLSALPIGAGAFTVAQLYMLQTGVTSGAIMMSHVASVATLSLLLVWLS
- the ispG gene encoding flavodoxin-dependent (E)-4-hydroxy-3-methylbut-2-enyl-diphosphate synthase, which codes for MNDMPCPAQPVDCPAALAPRRASQSVVVGGVTVGGAAPIVVQSMTNTDTADIPGTVAQVAALARAGSELVRITVDRDEAAAAVPHIRDQLAKRGVTVPLVGDFHYIGHKLLAEHPACAEALAKYRINPGNVGFGAKKDKQFAQIIEIAAANDKAVRIGGNWGSLDGELLTALMDENAAAPAPKDAREVTREALIRSVLISAARAEDLGLKRDRIILSAKVSAVQDLIAVYAELARRADYALHLGLTEAGMGSKGIVASSAALGVLLQQGVGDTIRVSLTPEPGGDRTTEVKVAQEILQTMGFRTFVPLVAACPGCGRTTSTVFQELARDVQNHIVARMPEWKRLYPGAEALNVAVMGCIVNGPGESKHADIGISLPGTGEAPTAPVFVDGKKVATLRGPTLVEDFKVMVEDYVARRFGAGGRDAAE
- a CDS encoding EAL domain-containing protein, producing MTPPHLSTSSAAPLARADDDAIDLEQTLAAVGEAAYFWDVPSDRLRWTDGAHAVLGLPAEAAIDTASGFAALLDPEALTSRREAVFGAPRADEGEGVPFEVEYPLLRGARTARLWMQDRGRWYSGANGRPARVVGVMRRLGSRYEAAEQAAQLTRFDALTGQLSRARLLEIANAALTAGARMQTSSSFVLVSLTNLGPINEAYGFDVGDHVILEVSRRLRGAMRGGDTLGRFSTSTFGMVLQECDRADLEVAAKRLVGAVHDNPVQTAAGPVSVRIAIGAVVAPRHARDTEELVQRARSALGRAVETSTETNIYSPDPSRDGARRANMKLAEELILALNERRVRLALQPIVRASDREVCWSEALLRVVDETGAAVSGGHLAAAAEEVGVVNMLDRRMLDLAATYLAEHPEERVAINVSAATTADASWAEALAGWVALRPDIAERMTVEITETAVIADLDVAAAFVRDLKAHGVKVAIDDFGSGHSSFKALRELAVDFVKIDGGFVSDLETSADSGAFVRALIALARELGLDIVAEQVETETVADLLTRWGATYLQGDLVGSPALV